A window of Phyllopteryx taeniolatus isolate TA_2022b chromosome 19, UOR_Ptae_1.2, whole genome shotgun sequence contains these coding sequences:
- the arg1 gene encoding arginase-1 isoform X2: MQRARTPLQLLIASSTRHHHHHRHHQEARSVGIIGAPFAKGQPRDGVQLGPDVIRAEGLVHKLRAQGCIVKDYGNLTFEDVVPDEPVGRVKHARAVGNANRRLSEAVRAVKRDGHAAVVLGGDHSLAMGSVHGHASAVGDLSLVWVDAHADINTPLSTPTGNMHGQPVSHLLHELRPKIPVLPNFSWMTSCVSAKHLVYIGLRDLDPEEHYLLKLAGVKAFSMTDVDRLGVGRVMEETCDFLCKRGAERPIHLSYDVDALDPTVTPATGTPVLGGLTYREGVYIAERLSDTGSLSAVDVVEVNPARGATERDVRSTARAALDILLGCFGRRRGGAHPPHFCLPDA, from the exons ATGCAGCGTGCCAGGACACCTCTGCAGCTCCTCATCGCCTCATCCAcacgtcatcatcatcatcatcgtcatcaccaGGAGGCGCGCTCGGTGGGGATCATCGGCGCGCCTTTCGCCAAAGGACAG CCCCGGGACGGCGTGCAGCTCGGACCGGACGTAATCCGCGCCGAGGGACTCGTGCACAAGCTTCGGGCGCAAG GTTGCATCGTGAAGGATTATGGGAATTTGACCTTTGAGGACGTGGTGCCCGACGAGCCAGTGGGACGGGTGAAACACGCCCGGGCGGTGGGCAACGCCAACCGCAGGTTGTCGGAGGCGGTGCGGGCGGTGAAGCGCGATGGGCACGCCGCGGTCGTGCTGGGCGGAGACCACAG CTTGGCGATGGGCTCGGTGCACGGGCACGCCTCGGCGGTGGGCGATCTGAGCCTGGTTTGGGTGGACGCCCACGCCGACATCAACACGCCGCTCAGCACGCCCACGGGAAACATGCACGGGCAGCCCGTGTCGCACCTGCTCCACGAGCTGCGCCCAAAG ATCCCCGTCCTGCCGAACTTCTCGTGGATGACGTCGTGCGTGTCGGCCAAACATTTGGTCTACATCGGCCTGAGAGACCTGGACCCCGAGGAGCA TTACCTCCTGAAGCTGGCGGGCGTGAAGGCGTTCTCCATGACGGACGTCGACCGTCTGGGCGTCGGCCGCGTGATGGAGGAGACGTGCGACTTCCTGTGTAAACGCGG GGCGGAGAGACCGATCCACCTGAGCTACGACGTGGACGCCTTGGACCCCACCGTTACCCCGGCGACGGGGACGCCCGTGCTGGGCGGCCTCACCTACAGGGAGGGCGTCTACATCGCGGAACGGCTCAGCGACACCG GGTCGCTGTCGGCGGTGGACGTGGTGGAGGTGAACCCGGCGCGCGGCGCGACGGAACGCGACGTGCGCTCGACGGCCCGGGCGGCGCTCGACATTTTGCTGGGCTGCTTCGGACGCCGGCGGGGGGGGGCCCACCCGCCTCATTTCTGCCTGCCTGACGCATGA
- the arg1 gene encoding arginase-1 isoform X1 yields MQRARTPLQLLIASSTRHHHHHRHHQEARSVGIIGAPFAKGQPRDGVQLGPDVIRAEGLVHKLRAQGCIVKDYGNLTFEDVVPDEPVGRVKHARAVGNANRRLSEAVRAVKRDGHAAVVLGGDHSLAMGSVHGHASAVGDLSLVWVDAHADINTPLSTPTGNMHGQPVSHLLHELRPKIPVLPNFSWMTSCVSAKHLVYIGLRDLDPEEHYLLKLAGVKAFSMTDVDRLGVGRVMEETCDFLCKRGAERPIHLSYDVDALDPTVTPATGTPVLGGLTYREGVYIAERLSDTGPKHARKHIDNKRTSACSCSCIFVCVPVHLFSCSCVLQSIFVCVCVPVPVCASVCMFLFMCVPLLCSWVCFCVYVPVQMCIPVCVCSCSRVCSCSCILLFDCAYAPVICVCVPVHLCAHSH; encoded by the exons ATGCAGCGTGCCAGGACACCTCTGCAGCTCCTCATCGCCTCATCCAcacgtcatcatcatcatcatcgtcatcaccaGGAGGCGCGCTCGGTGGGGATCATCGGCGCGCCTTTCGCCAAAGGACAG CCCCGGGACGGCGTGCAGCTCGGACCGGACGTAATCCGCGCCGAGGGACTCGTGCACAAGCTTCGGGCGCAAG GTTGCATCGTGAAGGATTATGGGAATTTGACCTTTGAGGACGTGGTGCCCGACGAGCCAGTGGGACGGGTGAAACACGCCCGGGCGGTGGGCAACGCCAACCGCAGGTTGTCGGAGGCGGTGCGGGCGGTGAAGCGCGATGGGCACGCCGCGGTCGTGCTGGGCGGAGACCACAG CTTGGCGATGGGCTCGGTGCACGGGCACGCCTCGGCGGTGGGCGATCTGAGCCTGGTTTGGGTGGACGCCCACGCCGACATCAACACGCCGCTCAGCACGCCCACGGGAAACATGCACGGGCAGCCCGTGTCGCACCTGCTCCACGAGCTGCGCCCAAAG ATCCCCGTCCTGCCGAACTTCTCGTGGATGACGTCGTGCGTGTCGGCCAAACATTTGGTCTACATCGGCCTGAGAGACCTGGACCCCGAGGAGCA TTACCTCCTGAAGCTGGCGGGCGTGAAGGCGTTCTCCATGACGGACGTCGACCGTCTGGGCGTCGGCCGCGTGATGGAGGAGACGTGCGACTTCCTGTGTAAACGCGG GGCGGAGAGACCGATCCACCTGAGCTACGACGTGGACGCCTTGGACCCCACCGTTACCCCGGCGACGGGGACGCCCGTGCTGGGCGGCCTCACCTACAGGGAGGGCGTCTACATCGCGGAACGGCTCAGCGACACCGGTCCGAAACACGCACGCAAGCACATCGACAACAAACGCACGTCTGCATGTTCCTGTTCAtgtatctttgtgtgtgttcctgttcatttgttttcctgtTCCTGTGTTCTCCAgtctatatttgtgtgtgtgtgtgttcctgttcCTGTGTGTGCATCTGTTTGTATGTTCCTTTTCATGTGTGTTCCTCTACTATGTTCCTGGGTCtgcttttgtgtgtatgttcctgttcaaatgtgcattcctgtgtgtgtgtgttcctgttcACGTGTGTGTTCCTGCTCTTGTATTCTCCTGTTTGATTGCGCGTATGCTCctgtcatttgtgtttgtgttcctgTTCACCTGTGCGCGCATTCCCATTGA